The Fundidesulfovibrio magnetotacticus DNA window GAACACGCGCATCCACCGCATCGCGCCCGACGAGGGATTCGAGTCGGTGCTGCGGGCCATGCGCGGCATGCCCGCGCGCCTGCTCCACGTGGTGGACGCCCACGGCAGGCTCCTGGGCGTGATCTCCAGCTACGACGTGCTCAAGGTCATGCTGCCCTTCTACGTGGACGCCAACCTGGCAAAGGCCGTGGCCGACGAGGAGGCCTTCATCCGCCGCGCCCTGGAGGAGAACCGCGCCCTCACGGCCCGCGAGCTCATGACCTCAGGCTGCGCCACCC harbors:
- a CDS encoding CBS domain-containing protein; protein product: MNIRDIMNTRIHRIAPDEGFESVLRAMRGMPARLLHVVDAHGRLLGVISSYDVLKVMLPFYVDANLAKAVADEEAFIRRALEENRALTARELMTSGCATLTEDSHFLEAEALFKEREINALPVLDDQGRSVGEVTRKAVLSRLIELGGAPAHPG